The Synchiropus splendidus isolate RoL2022-P1 chromosome 1, RoL_Sspl_1.0, whole genome shotgun sequence genome includes a window with the following:
- the LOC128758638 gene encoding claudin-1-like has protein sequence MASSGLQLLGFCLAVTGLAATGAATFMVEWKRQSQGAHRMNQGLWMKCSGSHRTTCEIYESLLKLPSEVQVTSAVMLLSILISTLALVVSTVGMKCTRFMEQRVKTKSTVASIGGIMFIVSGLLTVIITSWYVNKIVQSFHKSQDILRYEFGKAVFVSWAGGLLTVAGGMFLSCRRCTRSSSGSISSNQLISNGSNYV, from the exons ATGGCCAGCTCAGGACTCCAGCTGCTCGGCTTCTGCCTCGCCGTGACGGGCCTCGCTGCCACCGGGGCCGCCACCTTCATGGTGGAATGGAAACGACAGTCTCAGGGGGCCCACCGCATGAACCAGGGCTTGTGGATGAAGTGCAGCGGCAGCCACAGGACCACCTGCGAGATCTACGAGTCGCTTCTCAAACTGCCAT CTGAGGTCCAGGTCACCAGTGCCGTGATGCTGCTCAGCATCCTCATCTCCACTCTGGCTCTCGTCGTCTCCACCGTGGGCATGAAGTGCACGCGCTTCATGGAGCAGCGTGTCAAGACCAAGTCAACCGTGGCTTCCATTGGAGGGATAATGTTCATTGTGTCAG GCTTGCTGACAGTGATCATCACCTCCTGGTATGTCAACAAGATTGTCCAGTCCTTCCACAAATCCCAGGATATTTTAAG ATATGAGTTTGGTAAGGCGGTCTTCGTCAGCTGGGCCGGTGGTCTGCTCACAGTGGCTGGTGGGATGTTCCTCAGCTGTCGCAGATGCACTCGGTCGTCATCTGGATCGATAAGCTCCAACCAGCTGATTTCAAACGGGTCCAACTATGTCTGA